A region of the Geomonas subterranea genome:
AAGCGAGGTGGCCACCTCGATGACCTTCTCCTTGCCGTCGACCTCGGTGAGGGCATCGCGCGCGTTGATGAGGAAATTGGTCAACACCTGCTGGATCTGCGGGCCGTTGGCGTTGATCCTCGGCAGGTCGCGGTCGAAGTGCTCGAAGATGGCGATCTGGCTGCGGTTGATCTGGTACTGGATCATGTCCAGGACCCGCTCGGCCTCCGCGTTCAGATCCACCGGCGAGAAGGGAGCCTGGTCCTGGCGCGAGAAGGTAAGGAGGTTCTGGATGATGCGCTTGCAGCGCAGCCCGCAATTGATGATGTCGGAGAGCGCCTCGCCATGCTCCGAATCCTCCTCCCCCTGCAGGTCGCGGGCGAGCATCTGCGCCGTTCCGATGATCACGGTCATCGGGCTGTTCAGCTCGTGGGCGACGCCCGCCGCCATCACCCCCAGCGCCACCATCTTGGCGGACTGCACCAGTTGCGCCTCCATCTTCAGCTTCTTGGTCACATCCTTCATGATGATGGTGACGGCGGCGAGCTGCTTATCCTCGTTGAAGACGGGGTAGTAGGAGAGGTCCAGAAACTCCCCCTCGGGGGTATGCCACTGCTGGAATACCGGCTTTCCGGTCTCCTTGATCTCCTGGATCGGGCAGTTCTTGCAGGGGCCGGTCCCTCCCCGGAGCTTGGCGAAGCACTTGTTGCTGATGGCCTGGTTGAAGGTGTCGCTCATGCCGGGGGGGAGCTGACCGTTGTGCAGCAGCACGTTGTATTCGGTGTCGATGAGGAAGATGGGATCGGTCACGGCGCGGAAGGTCGCTTCCCACTCCTTCTTGGCCCGAGAGACCTGCTTGTACAGCCGCGCGTTCTGCATGCTGATGGCGAGCTGGTCGGCCAGGTGCTGCACGAAGTTCAGCTCGGCCCGCTCGTAGGCCGCGTCGATGGTGCTCCCCAAGAGCAAAAGGCCGGTCACCGAGGAACGCTCGAACAGGGGCGCGGCGGCGAGGGAGCGCAGCGGCTCGGCGTGTTTCTTCGTCGCCTGGGCCAGGCAGAGCGGATCCTGCATCGGGTTGTAGCTGGTGGCCCCCTTGTCCCGGAACGCGTTCCAGAGGATGGACTGCTTCGGGATGTAGCCAAGGTCGGTGAAGTCGCGGGGGGCAACGGCGATCAGCTTGAGCTTCCCTTCGGTGAGCTTCGCGAGCGCGAGGAAGTCGCAGGGAAGCGCCTCGG
Encoded here:
- a CDS encoding ATP-binding protein, with amino-acid sequence MKNRGKLLEQLTGVDSSKLNYYVELKKRNQDVLKQNSRLEILQQLTRDINIDMSIGDIIERAFRKLPEALPCDFLALAKLTEGKLKLIAVAPRDFTDLGYIPKQSILWNAFRDKGATSYNPMQDPLCLAQATKKHAEPLRSLAAAPLFERSSVTGLLLLGSTIDAAYERAELNFVQHLADQLAISMQNARLYKQVSRAKKEWEATFRAVTDPIFLIDTEYNVLLHNGQLPPGMSDTFNQAISNKCFAKLRGGTGPCKNCPIQEIKETGKPVFQQWHTPEGEFLDLSYYPVFNEDKQLAAVTIIMKDVTKKLKMEAQLVQSAKMVALGVMAAGVAHELNSPMTVIIGTAQMLARDLQGEEDSEHGEALSDIINCGLRCKRIIQNLLTFSRQDQAPFSPVDLNAEAERVLDMIQYQINRSQIAIFEHFDRDLPRINANGPQIQQVLTNFLINARDALTEVDGKEKVIEVATSLRSEGGQRWAVLSVSDNGVGIAPENVSKIFTPFYTSKEASKGTGLGLSVSLGIAESHHGTIEVESTLGQGSCFSLVLPVDESNDK